In Hylaeus volcanicus isolate JK05 unplaced genomic scaffold, UHH_iyHylVolc1.0_haploid 12102, whole genome shotgun sequence, the following proteins share a genomic window:
- the LOC128882581 gene encoding GTPase-activating Rap/Ran-GAP domain-like protein 3 isoform X3, translating into MQEVSFGVGIVASKMSSLRRSTNQSTREGTSGRRHAITGVNSKSMRNVLHATTAPGSPLRHRSKYELRSISLEGTKVLPWTARSSTDTISRRGVLSRRYYGSVEMLPQIEQDGSDNGRRFRVENGDSPGEKEEMFGSPSTPILENPEYQTRWYFKYFLGKLHQNYVAADQERNPLFLSVATSEISDQSVPHYRVILWRKTGAQRISLPYSANKTLTIRQILSNFFGLEKLDKAPREVFSPEIQKDLLLLEEQEGSVNFKFGVIYAKKGQITDDEMLSNEKGSPGFESFLEILGERIQLKNWDKYRGGLDVKGDMTGKESYYTVYAGHEVMYHVSTMLPYSKDNPQQLERKRHIGNDIVNIVYTDDPDAIDVFNPNCIRSQFTHVFAVVTTEEKKGWRVALYCDESVPLFGPSLPCPPVFEDPYTLREFLLVKLINGEKATFNTPTFSRKRERTLDALLRDMYQEHTQEGKGNSMLNRRALSDVVEAPGRRREETRAVEMVRVGQAVKLEAIVRGLAPTSLATAGPLKPRPWEPRCIYPDFPHEVVCGDVWLDNKIVLATENGTFLIEDSLSHRLIFDESVQIKQLNVVEQHGILLFRAVDKGRESNVYVFRLREFENNATNRSAEVLNEREDDQDCEDNAYEDDVDDDAYESEDNDCDNFTRATAKFKPVIRPRGRARVRPLAVRGRAHIKERKLPRSRGCHLYTTTMPGGSHLRMCVAVGRRLTVLQWKHSAAWTAWCSAADTDTVDGFVLLKELNASETPSLLTMTESTDSINEWTLCCGIRHHFELISATGSTRTLHIEGTPKPHLVAALDLCEDEEPELLLCYNNMCHFQKLLDESTAPTEFDFNWNSVPAAIACAFPYVIAFTNDTMEIRLIINGNLVHTMTMPNLNLITSKQDIYFATTAPEFLPGKCERIRLDAKPVDKEEPVASPPSFSQSSSSRSNSQSSQNDWKPIRIYQIPLQTLSRSTLSTCAQRRCPSPAEPEVISAPPTTDRSFLTVEPHRALSRSCSSSPTPTPTTLMPTQLRK; encoded by the exons ATGCAGGAGGTGTCGTTCGGTGTTGGGATCGTTGCTTCGAAGATGAGCTCGCTGAGGAGGTCGACCAACCAGTCGACCAGGGAAGGTACCTCTGGCAGAAGGCACGCCATCACAGGGGTCAACTCGAAGAGCATGAGGAACGTTCTCCACGCCACCACAGCACCTGGTTCTCCTCTTCGACACAGGTCCAAGTACGAGCTGAGAAGCATCAGCTTGGAGGGTACCAAGGTTCTCCCATGGACTGCTCG GTCCAGCACCGATACCATCTCTAGGAGAGGAGTTCTGTCCAGGAGATACTATGGCAGCGTGGAGATG CTACCGCAGATCGAGCAAGACGGCTCGGATAATGGCAGGCGATTTCGAGTGGAGAATGGCGATTCCCCTGGCGAGAAAGAGGAA ATGTTCGGCTCGCCCAGCACGCCGATATTGGAAAATCCCGAGTATCAAACGCGATGGTACTTCAAATACTTTCTGGGGAAAC TGCATCAAAACTACGTTGCTGCGGATCAAGAGAGGAATCCCCTGTTCTTATCAGTGGCGACCAGCGAGATAAGCGACCAAAGCGTGCCGCATTACAGGGTCATTCTGTGGAGAAAAACT GGGGCCCAGAGGATATCTCTGCCGTATTCTGCAAACAAAACTCTGACAATCAGGCAAATCTTGAG cAACTTCTTCGGGCTGGAGAAGCTCGACAAGGCGCCACGCGAGGTCTTCTCGCCAGAGATACAGAAA GACTTGCTGCTATTGGAGGAACAAGAGGGCTCGGTGAATTTCAAATTCGGCGTCATCTACGCCAAAAAAGGACAAATCACCGACGACGAGATGCTCTCTAATG AGAAGGGTAGTCCAGGTTTCGAGAGCTTTCTGGAGATCCTGGGCGAGAGGATACAGCTGAAAAACTGGGACAAATATCGAGGAGGCTTGGACGTGAAAG GTGACATGACAGGGAAGGAGAGCTATTACACCGTATATGCAGGCCACGAAGTTATGTACCACGTGAGCACGATGCTTCCTTACTCCAAAGACAACCCGCAACAATTAGAAAGAAAGCGTCACATCGGCAACGACATAGTAAACATCGTCTACACGGACGACCCCGACGCCATCGACGTTTTCAACCCTAATTGCATCAGGAGCCAATTTACGC ACGTGTTCGCTGTGGTAACAACGGAGGAGAAGAAAGGCTGGCGCGTGGCCCTCTACTGCGACGAGAGCGTTCCCTTGTTCGGTCCCAGCCTGCCCTGTCCGCCCGTCTTCGAGGACCCCTACACCCTGCGGGAGTTTCTGCTGGTGAAGCTGATAAACGGCGAGAAGGCCACGTTCAACACTCCAACGTTCTCGCGGAAGCGCGAAAGGACGCTGGACGCTCTCCTGCGGGACATGTACCAGGAGCACACGCAGGAGGGCAAGGGCAAC AGCATGTTAAACCGACGAGCTTTGTCGGATGTGGTGGAGGCTCCAGGTCGACGTCGCGAGGAAACGCGCGCTGTGGAGATGGTGCGCGTAGGCCAGGCTGTGAAGCTGGAGGCCATCGTTAGAGGACTTGCCCCCACCTCCCTGGCTACTGCTGGTCCCTTGAAGCCGAGACCCTGGGAGCCCAGGTGCATATACCCCGACTTCCCCCACGAGGTCGTCTGTGGAGACGTCTGGTTGGACAACAAGATCGTCCTCGCTACGGAGAACGGAACATTTTTGATAGAAG ACAGCCTGTCCCACCGCCTGATCTTCGACGAGTCCGTGCAAATCAAACAGCTGAACGTGGTGGAGCAGCACGGGATCCTGCTGTTCCGCGCGGTGGACAAGGGCAGGGAGAGCAACGTCTACGTGTTTCGCTTACGGGAGTTTGAAAACAACGCTACCAATAGATCTGCGGAGGTGTTGAACGAACGCGAGGACGACCAGGACTGCGAGGACAACGCCTACGAGGATGACGTGGACGACGACGCGTACGAGAGCGAGGATAACGACTGCGACAATTTCACTCGAGCCACTGCGAAATTTAAACCTGTAATTCGTCCACGCGGTAGGGCTCGAGTACGTCCTCTGGCTGTAAGAGGTCGAGCGCACATAAAGGAAAGGAAGCTACCTCGGTCGCGTGGCTGTCATTTGTATACCACTACTATGCCAGGGGGTTCCCATCTGCGTATG TGTGTGGCGGTTGGTCGCCGCCTGACGGTGCTCCAATGGAAGCACAGTGCTGCTTGGACAGCCTGGTGCTCTGCTGCAGACACAGACACAGTGGATGGATTCGTGTTGCTGAAGGAGTTGAACGCGAGCGAGACCCCCTCGCTGTTGACCATGACAGAAAGCACGGATTCCATCAATGAGTGGACGCTCTGCTGCGGCATTAGGCACCATTTTGAATTGATATCCGCGACAGGGAGCACGAGGACTCTTCACATAGAGGGGACCCCCAAACCCCACCTGGTGGCTGCTTTGGATCTCTGCGAGGACGAGGAACCAGAGTTACTGCTTTGTTACAACA ACATGTGCCACTTTCAAAAGCTGCTGGACGAGAGTACAGCGCCCACAGAGTTCGACTTCAACTGGAACTCTGTGCCAGCAGCCATAG cTTGTGCCTTTCCCTACGTGATCGCCTTCACCAACGACACAATGGAGATCCGGTTGATAATCAACGGGAACCTGGTGCACACGATGACAATGCCAAACCTGAATCTGATCACGTCCAAGCAGGACATTTACTTCGCGACGACGGCGCCAGAGTTCCTGCCAGGAAAGTGCGAGAGGATTCGACTCGACGCGAAGCCTGTGGACAAGGAGGAACCCGTCGCCAGTCCTCCATCCTTCTCTCAGTCTTCGTCTTCCCGATCCAACTCGCAAA GCAGCCAGAACGATTGGAAACCGATAAGAATCTACCAGATACCGCTGCAAACGTTATCGAGGAGTACTCTGTCGACCTGTGCACAGAGGAGGTGCCC
- the LOC128882581 gene encoding GTPase-activating Rap/Ran-GAP domain-like protein 3 isoform X1 — protein sequence MLCLDMKLVSRLRGVSLTSGSSTSVSPLSSTSTSTSSTTTGAEKWKRSKGRRESAGNSLTESDSDEEMASIGQDLIRRNRSRSVCVSALPSSQLKHLHRRASHHVSSTDTISRRGVLSRRYYGSVEMLPQIEQDGSDNGRRFRVENGDSPGEKEEMFGSPSTPILENPEYQTRWYFKYFLGKLHQNYVAADQERNPLFLSVATSEISDQSVPHYRVILWRKTGAQRISLPYSANKTLTIRQILSNFFGLEKLDKAPREVFSPEIQKDLLLLEEQEGSVNFKFGVIYAKKGQITDDEMLSNEKGSPGFESFLEILGERIQLKNWDKYRGGLDVKGDMTGKESYYTVYAGHEVMYHVSTMLPYSKDNPQQLERKRHIGNDIVNIVYTDDPDAIDVFNPNCIRSQFTHVFAVVTTEEKKGWRVALYCDESVPLFGPSLPCPPVFEDPYTLREFLLVKLINGEKATFNTPTFSRKRERTLDALLRDMYQEHTQEGKGNSMLNRRALSDVVEAPGRRREETRAVEMVRVGQAVKLEAIVRGLAPTSLATAGPLKPRPWEPRCIYPDFPHEVVCGDVWLDNKIVLATENGTFLIEDSLSHRLIFDESVQIKQLNVVEQHGILLFRAVDKGRESNVYVFRLREFENNATNRSAEVLNEREDDQDCEDNAYEDDVDDDAYESEDNDCDNFTRATAKFKPVIRPRGRARVRPLAVRGRAHIKERKLPRSRGCHLYTTTMPGGSHLRMCVAVGRRLTVLQWKHSAAWTAWCSAADTDTVDGFVLLKELNASETPSLLTMTESTDSINEWTLCCGIRHHFELISATGSTRTLHIEGTPKPHLVAALDLCEDEEPELLLCYNNMCHFQKLLDESTAPTEFDFNWNSVPAAIACAFPYVIAFTNDTMEIRLIINGNLVHTMTMPNLNLITSKQDIYFATTAPEFLPGKCERIRLDAKPVDKEEPVASPPSFSQSSSSRSNSQSSQNDWKPIRIYQIPLQTLSRSTLSTCAQRRCPSPAEPEVISAPPTTDRSFLTVEPHRALSRSCSSSPTPTPTTLMPTQLRK from the exons ATGTTGTGTTTGGATATGAAGCTGGTCTCGCGGCTGCGAGGGGTTTCGCTGACTAGCGGCTCCTCCACAAGCGTGTCACCGCTCTCCTCGACGTCGACCTCGACCTCATCGACGACCACTGGCGCGGAGAAGTGGAAACGTAGCAAGGGTAGGAGGGAGAGCGCTGGGAACTCGTTGACGGAAAGCGACAGCGACGAGGAGATGGCGTCTATTGGTCAGGACTTGATACGCAGGAACAGGTCCAGATCGGTGTGCGTCTCTGCGCTACCGTCCAGCCAGTTGAAGCACCTTCACAGGAGGGCCAGCCATCACGT GTCCAGCACCGATACCATCTCTAGGAGAGGAGTTCTGTCCAGGAGATACTATGGCAGCGTGGAGATG CTACCGCAGATCGAGCAAGACGGCTCGGATAATGGCAGGCGATTTCGAGTGGAGAATGGCGATTCCCCTGGCGAGAAAGAGGAA ATGTTCGGCTCGCCCAGCACGCCGATATTGGAAAATCCCGAGTATCAAACGCGATGGTACTTCAAATACTTTCTGGGGAAAC TGCATCAAAACTACGTTGCTGCGGATCAAGAGAGGAATCCCCTGTTCTTATCAGTGGCGACCAGCGAGATAAGCGACCAAAGCGTGCCGCATTACAGGGTCATTCTGTGGAGAAAAACT GGGGCCCAGAGGATATCTCTGCCGTATTCTGCAAACAAAACTCTGACAATCAGGCAAATCTTGAG cAACTTCTTCGGGCTGGAGAAGCTCGACAAGGCGCCACGCGAGGTCTTCTCGCCAGAGATACAGAAA GACTTGCTGCTATTGGAGGAACAAGAGGGCTCGGTGAATTTCAAATTCGGCGTCATCTACGCCAAAAAAGGACAAATCACCGACGACGAGATGCTCTCTAATG AGAAGGGTAGTCCAGGTTTCGAGAGCTTTCTGGAGATCCTGGGCGAGAGGATACAGCTGAAAAACTGGGACAAATATCGAGGAGGCTTGGACGTGAAAG GTGACATGACAGGGAAGGAGAGCTATTACACCGTATATGCAGGCCACGAAGTTATGTACCACGTGAGCACGATGCTTCCTTACTCCAAAGACAACCCGCAACAATTAGAAAGAAAGCGTCACATCGGCAACGACATAGTAAACATCGTCTACACGGACGACCCCGACGCCATCGACGTTTTCAACCCTAATTGCATCAGGAGCCAATTTACGC ACGTGTTCGCTGTGGTAACAACGGAGGAGAAGAAAGGCTGGCGCGTGGCCCTCTACTGCGACGAGAGCGTTCCCTTGTTCGGTCCCAGCCTGCCCTGTCCGCCCGTCTTCGAGGACCCCTACACCCTGCGGGAGTTTCTGCTGGTGAAGCTGATAAACGGCGAGAAGGCCACGTTCAACACTCCAACGTTCTCGCGGAAGCGCGAAAGGACGCTGGACGCTCTCCTGCGGGACATGTACCAGGAGCACACGCAGGAGGGCAAGGGCAAC AGCATGTTAAACCGACGAGCTTTGTCGGATGTGGTGGAGGCTCCAGGTCGACGTCGCGAGGAAACGCGCGCTGTGGAGATGGTGCGCGTAGGCCAGGCTGTGAAGCTGGAGGCCATCGTTAGAGGACTTGCCCCCACCTCCCTGGCTACTGCTGGTCCCTTGAAGCCGAGACCCTGGGAGCCCAGGTGCATATACCCCGACTTCCCCCACGAGGTCGTCTGTGGAGACGTCTGGTTGGACAACAAGATCGTCCTCGCTACGGAGAACGGAACATTTTTGATAGAAG ACAGCCTGTCCCACCGCCTGATCTTCGACGAGTCCGTGCAAATCAAACAGCTGAACGTGGTGGAGCAGCACGGGATCCTGCTGTTCCGCGCGGTGGACAAGGGCAGGGAGAGCAACGTCTACGTGTTTCGCTTACGGGAGTTTGAAAACAACGCTACCAATAGATCTGCGGAGGTGTTGAACGAACGCGAGGACGACCAGGACTGCGAGGACAACGCCTACGAGGATGACGTGGACGACGACGCGTACGAGAGCGAGGATAACGACTGCGACAATTTCACTCGAGCCACTGCGAAATTTAAACCTGTAATTCGTCCACGCGGTAGGGCTCGAGTACGTCCTCTGGCTGTAAGAGGTCGAGCGCACATAAAGGAAAGGAAGCTACCTCGGTCGCGTGGCTGTCATTTGTATACCACTACTATGCCAGGGGGTTCCCATCTGCGTATG TGTGTGGCGGTTGGTCGCCGCCTGACGGTGCTCCAATGGAAGCACAGTGCTGCTTGGACAGCCTGGTGCTCTGCTGCAGACACAGACACAGTGGATGGATTCGTGTTGCTGAAGGAGTTGAACGCGAGCGAGACCCCCTCGCTGTTGACCATGACAGAAAGCACGGATTCCATCAATGAGTGGACGCTCTGCTGCGGCATTAGGCACCATTTTGAATTGATATCCGCGACAGGGAGCACGAGGACTCTTCACATAGAGGGGACCCCCAAACCCCACCTGGTGGCTGCTTTGGATCTCTGCGAGGACGAGGAACCAGAGTTACTGCTTTGTTACAACA ACATGTGCCACTTTCAAAAGCTGCTGGACGAGAGTACAGCGCCCACAGAGTTCGACTTCAACTGGAACTCTGTGCCAGCAGCCATAG cTTGTGCCTTTCCCTACGTGATCGCCTTCACCAACGACACAATGGAGATCCGGTTGATAATCAACGGGAACCTGGTGCACACGATGACAATGCCAAACCTGAATCTGATCACGTCCAAGCAGGACATTTACTTCGCGACGACGGCGCCAGAGTTCCTGCCAGGAAAGTGCGAGAGGATTCGACTCGACGCGAAGCCTGTGGACAAGGAGGAACCCGTCGCCAGTCCTCCATCCTTCTCTCAGTCTTCGTCTTCCCGATCCAACTCGCAAA GCAGCCAGAACGATTGGAAACCGATAAGAATCTACCAGATACCGCTGCAAACGTTATCGAGGAGTACTCTGTCGACCTGTGCACAGAGGAGGTGCCC
- the LOC128882581 gene encoding GTPase-activating Rap/Ran-GAP domain-like protein 3 isoform X2, translated as MLCLDMKLVSRLRGVSLTSGSSTSVSPLSSTSTSTSSTTTGAEKWKRSKGRRESAGNSLTESDSDEEMASIGQDLIRRNRSRSVCVSALPSSQLKHLHRRASHHVSSTDTISRRGVLSRRYYGSVEMLPQIEQDGSDNGRRFRVENGDSPGEKEEMFGSPSTPILENPEYQTRWYFKYFLGKLHQNYVAADQERNPLFLSVATSEISDQSVPHYRVILWRKTGAQRISLPYSANKTLTIRQILSNFFGLEKLDKAPREVFSPEIQKDLLLLEEQEGSVNFKFGVIYAKKGQITDDEMLSNEKGSPGFESFLEILGERIQLKNWDKYRGGLDVKGDMTGKESYYTVYAGHEVMYHVSTMLPYSKDNPQQLERKRHIGNDIVNIVYTDDPDAIDVFNPNCIRSQFTHVFAVVTTEEKKGWRVALYCDESVPLFGPSLPCPPVFEDPYTLREFLLVKLINGEKATFNTPTFSRKRERTLDALLRDMYQEHTQEGKGNAPGRRREETRAVEMVRVGQAVKLEAIVRGLAPTSLATAGPLKPRPWEPRCIYPDFPHEVVCGDVWLDNKIVLATENGTFLIEDSLSHRLIFDESVQIKQLNVVEQHGILLFRAVDKGRESNVYVFRLREFENNATNRSAEVLNEREDDQDCEDNAYEDDVDDDAYESEDNDCDNFTRATAKFKPVIRPRGRARVRPLAVRGRAHIKERKLPRSRGCHLYTTTMPGGSHLRMCVAVGRRLTVLQWKHSAAWTAWCSAADTDTVDGFVLLKELNASETPSLLTMTESTDSINEWTLCCGIRHHFELISATGSTRTLHIEGTPKPHLVAALDLCEDEEPELLLCYNNMCHFQKLLDESTAPTEFDFNWNSVPAAIACAFPYVIAFTNDTMEIRLIINGNLVHTMTMPNLNLITSKQDIYFATTAPEFLPGKCERIRLDAKPVDKEEPVASPPSFSQSSSSRSNSQSSQNDWKPIRIYQIPLQTLSRSTLSTCAQRRCPSPAEPEVISAPPTTDRSFLTVEPHRALSRSCSSSPTPTPTTLMPTQLRK; from the exons ATGTTGTGTTTGGATATGAAGCTGGTCTCGCGGCTGCGAGGGGTTTCGCTGACTAGCGGCTCCTCCACAAGCGTGTCACCGCTCTCCTCGACGTCGACCTCGACCTCATCGACGACCACTGGCGCGGAGAAGTGGAAACGTAGCAAGGGTAGGAGGGAGAGCGCTGGGAACTCGTTGACGGAAAGCGACAGCGACGAGGAGATGGCGTCTATTGGTCAGGACTTGATACGCAGGAACAGGTCCAGATCGGTGTGCGTCTCTGCGCTACCGTCCAGCCAGTTGAAGCACCTTCACAGGAGGGCCAGCCATCACGT GTCCAGCACCGATACCATCTCTAGGAGAGGAGTTCTGTCCAGGAGATACTATGGCAGCGTGGAGATG CTACCGCAGATCGAGCAAGACGGCTCGGATAATGGCAGGCGATTTCGAGTGGAGAATGGCGATTCCCCTGGCGAGAAAGAGGAA ATGTTCGGCTCGCCCAGCACGCCGATATTGGAAAATCCCGAGTATCAAACGCGATGGTACTTCAAATACTTTCTGGGGAAAC TGCATCAAAACTACGTTGCTGCGGATCAAGAGAGGAATCCCCTGTTCTTATCAGTGGCGACCAGCGAGATAAGCGACCAAAGCGTGCCGCATTACAGGGTCATTCTGTGGAGAAAAACT GGGGCCCAGAGGATATCTCTGCCGTATTCTGCAAACAAAACTCTGACAATCAGGCAAATCTTGAG cAACTTCTTCGGGCTGGAGAAGCTCGACAAGGCGCCACGCGAGGTCTTCTCGCCAGAGATACAGAAA GACTTGCTGCTATTGGAGGAACAAGAGGGCTCGGTGAATTTCAAATTCGGCGTCATCTACGCCAAAAAAGGACAAATCACCGACGACGAGATGCTCTCTAATG AGAAGGGTAGTCCAGGTTTCGAGAGCTTTCTGGAGATCCTGGGCGAGAGGATACAGCTGAAAAACTGGGACAAATATCGAGGAGGCTTGGACGTGAAAG GTGACATGACAGGGAAGGAGAGCTATTACACCGTATATGCAGGCCACGAAGTTATGTACCACGTGAGCACGATGCTTCCTTACTCCAAAGACAACCCGCAACAATTAGAAAGAAAGCGTCACATCGGCAACGACATAGTAAACATCGTCTACACGGACGACCCCGACGCCATCGACGTTTTCAACCCTAATTGCATCAGGAGCCAATTTACGC ACGTGTTCGCTGTGGTAACAACGGAGGAGAAGAAAGGCTGGCGCGTGGCCCTCTACTGCGACGAGAGCGTTCCCTTGTTCGGTCCCAGCCTGCCCTGTCCGCCCGTCTTCGAGGACCCCTACACCCTGCGGGAGTTTCTGCTGGTGAAGCTGATAAACGGCGAGAAGGCCACGTTCAACACTCCAACGTTCTCGCGGAAGCGCGAAAGGACGCTGGACGCTCTCCTGCGGGACATGTACCAGGAGCACACGCAGGAGGGCAAGGGCAAC GCTCCAGGTCGACGTCGCGAGGAAACGCGCGCTGTGGAGATGGTGCGCGTAGGCCAGGCTGTGAAGCTGGAGGCCATCGTTAGAGGACTTGCCCCCACCTCCCTGGCTACTGCTGGTCCCTTGAAGCCGAGACCCTGGGAGCCCAGGTGCATATACCCCGACTTCCCCCACGAGGTCGTCTGTGGAGACGTCTGGTTGGACAACAAGATCGTCCTCGCTACGGAGAACGGAACATTTTTGATAGAAG ACAGCCTGTCCCACCGCCTGATCTTCGACGAGTCCGTGCAAATCAAACAGCTGAACGTGGTGGAGCAGCACGGGATCCTGCTGTTCCGCGCGGTGGACAAGGGCAGGGAGAGCAACGTCTACGTGTTTCGCTTACGGGAGTTTGAAAACAACGCTACCAATAGATCTGCGGAGGTGTTGAACGAACGCGAGGACGACCAGGACTGCGAGGACAACGCCTACGAGGATGACGTGGACGACGACGCGTACGAGAGCGAGGATAACGACTGCGACAATTTCACTCGAGCCACTGCGAAATTTAAACCTGTAATTCGTCCACGCGGTAGGGCTCGAGTACGTCCTCTGGCTGTAAGAGGTCGAGCGCACATAAAGGAAAGGAAGCTACCTCGGTCGCGTGGCTGTCATTTGTATACCACTACTATGCCAGGGGGTTCCCATCTGCGTATG TGTGTGGCGGTTGGTCGCCGCCTGACGGTGCTCCAATGGAAGCACAGTGCTGCTTGGACAGCCTGGTGCTCTGCTGCAGACACAGACACAGTGGATGGATTCGTGTTGCTGAAGGAGTTGAACGCGAGCGAGACCCCCTCGCTGTTGACCATGACAGAAAGCACGGATTCCATCAATGAGTGGACGCTCTGCTGCGGCATTAGGCACCATTTTGAATTGATATCCGCGACAGGGAGCACGAGGACTCTTCACATAGAGGGGACCCCCAAACCCCACCTGGTGGCTGCTTTGGATCTCTGCGAGGACGAGGAACCAGAGTTACTGCTTTGTTACAACA ACATGTGCCACTTTCAAAAGCTGCTGGACGAGAGTACAGCGCCCACAGAGTTCGACTTCAACTGGAACTCTGTGCCAGCAGCCATAG cTTGTGCCTTTCCCTACGTGATCGCCTTCACCAACGACACAATGGAGATCCGGTTGATAATCAACGGGAACCTGGTGCACACGATGACAATGCCAAACCTGAATCTGATCACGTCCAAGCAGGACATTTACTTCGCGACGACGGCGCCAGAGTTCCTGCCAGGAAAGTGCGAGAGGATTCGACTCGACGCGAAGCCTGTGGACAAGGAGGAACCCGTCGCCAGTCCTCCATCCTTCTCTCAGTCTTCGTCTTCCCGATCCAACTCGCAAA GCAGCCAGAACGATTGGAAACCGATAAGAATCTACCAGATACCGCTGCAAACGTTATCGAGGAGTACTCTGTCGACCTGTGCACAGAGGAGGTGCCC